One Bubalus bubalis isolate 160015118507 breed Murrah chromosome 10, NDDB_SH_1, whole genome shotgun sequence genomic window carries:
- the AIG1 gene encoding androgen-induced gene 1 protein isoform X8, whose protein sequence is MALVPCQVLRVAILLSYCSILCNYKAIEMPSHQTYGGSWKFLTFIDLILLLANGSDDLDQERPETHSTPKMLSRAPTVGSICSSWKTLDIFE, encoded by the exons ATGGCGCTTGTCCCCTGCCAGGTGCTGCGGGTGGCCATCCTGCTGTCCTACTGCTCTATCCTGTGCAACTACAAGGCCATCGAAATGCCCTCGCATCAGACCTACGGAGGGAGCTGGAAATTCCTGACGTTCATTGATCTG ATTCTCCTCTTAGCAAATGGATCGGACGACCTTGATCAGGAGCGGCCTGAGACCCATTCGACCCCCAAGATGCTTTCCAGAGCACCCACCGTGGGATCAATTTGCAGCAGCTGGAAGACACTGGATATCTTCGAATGA
- the AIG1 gene encoding androgen-induced gene 1 protein isoform X11, whose amino-acid sequence MALVPCQVLRVAILLSYCSILCNYKAIEMPSHQTYGGSWKFLTFIDL is encoded by the exons ATGGCGCTTGTCCCCTGCCAGGTGCTGCGGGTGGCCATCCTGCTGTCCTACTGCTCTATCCTGTGCAACTACAAGGCCATCGAAATGCCCTCGCATCAGACCTACGGAGGGAGCTGGAAATTCCTGACGTTCATTGATCTG tGA